A section of the Portunus trituberculatus isolate SZX2019 chromosome 20, ASM1759143v1, whole genome shotgun sequence genome encodes:
- the LOC123506516 gene encoding uncharacterized protein LOC123506516: MAARQVTVAAVMTLAVVAAAGMALAMEDASPRLGERNLTTVVEENLDELVDVVEEELGLEDGDLSTLIDSSTSSFGNIVYSTVGFVLGGLMLFVSIFDTTRTPVIMFFENIFGGRQTRRRREVSAGLDAQVAAAFHAFTSAVDKMDVILRMK; this comes from the exons ATGGCGGCCAG ACAAGTGACTGTGGCGGCGGTGATGACCCTGGCGGTGGTGGCTGCCGCAGGGATGGCCCTGGCTATGGAAGATGCATCTCCCCGACTTGGCGAAAGGAACTTGACTACCGTAGTGGAGGAGAACCTAGATGAATTAGTGGACGTCGTCGAGGAAGAACTGGGTTTGGAGGACGGGGACCTGTCTACCCTGATTGACTCTTCCACCTCAAGCTTCGGAAACATCGTCTACAG CACCGTGGGCTTTGTGTTGGGAGGCCTGATGCTCTTCGTCTCCATCTTCGACACTACGAGGACACCCGTTATAATGTTCTTTGAGAATATCTTCGGGGGGCGACAAACGAGGCGCCGCAGGGAGGTGAGTGCAGGCCTGGATGCGCAGGTGGCGGCAGCATTCCACGCCTTCACCTCCGCCGTGGACAAGATGGATGTCATTTTGCGAATGAAGTGA